Genomic DNA from Dermochelys coriacea isolate rDerCor1 chromosome 12, rDerCor1.pri.v4, whole genome shotgun sequence:
CACGGTGAGAGCATGCTACAGTCAGAGGAGGGAGAACCCTCTCTTCCCATAGGATTCTCATTCTTTTAAGACAGAGGAAAGTTGTCAGAGCCCATGGGAGAGGCAGTGGGCAACATCAGCCACACTGGCAAGGTCTTCAGTCCCAGGTACATCCTTCAAACTCGCCAGCTAGCTGTCTGCCCCCTGCTATTTGCACCTCCCCTTTAGTCCGCACGTAGGCTCCCATTCAACTGCTTCCCAAGGCCAGACACACTCACTCACCGATCCCTTTATAGGTGGATAAGGCGATGGAATGGTCAAGGGCATTGGCACTACTCCAACAGGACCAACCAGTGGGGTCGTGAACCCACCGCCCCCTCCTCCACGTCCACCTTTCTTCGTGTCGTCTATGAACCCCACGTCAATCAGATCCGCCTCAACGCCAGTTGGGGCTTCAGCCTGAGGGGGGAGAAAGGGCTCGTGTCGCTAATCCAGAGAGCCAATGGCTGCCTCTGCAGTGTCAAGGAGGCCCCTCCTCACTAGGGGAGACACTCATGCCTGCTACAGCAGCGTATGGGAAGGGGGGAACAAGAGGCAGGGTTCCTGGCTATTCCAACGCCTGCAAGAGGAGTTTATATGGAGCAGGTGAGAGGACAGAGCTCACAGCCACCTCAATGCCACCTCAGCCACCCCACTGAGGAGCCCAGGGTGTGGGCTGCTGCAAAGCTCATGGCAGTGCCAGAGGAATAAGGGAGATGGTTTAGCTGTCAGAAGAGATGCAGGGGAAGATGCCAGCTCAGAGgtctccagctctgccccactcACCATCACCACCGAGTCAGGTTCATAGGGAACGTTGTAGTTCTTCGCAATCTCAATCAGATACCTCTCCACCAGAATTTTGGGGGGAGCCTCCACGCTCAGCTTGTGCATCAGCTGGAACACAGGGACAGAGCCATCAGCCAgcatggcagaggccaggagctAGCATCCCTGGGGCGGACACGCAGCTGTTGAGCAGCTAGGTGCAAGGCCTCCAGAATGAGGCAGCTCATTAGGACAGGACCGCTGGAAGAAGACTCTGCTCAGTGGccttgctcctcctgctgctgccagctcAACAGTAAGTGCCGGCCCTGCTGTGTACTTCATGCCTCTGCAAGTCTGTGCCCCAGAACTGCCCCAGGCAACGTCTCAGTAAGGGGGACTGCTTGGGCTATCTCAGCTCTGAGCACTCCCCAACGTGACATGCATCCCAGGAACAACCCACGTGATGTCTTACCTGAAGCCGcatgtgtgtctgtatgtgaCATGCAGCCCCCACCCTGTCACTTAGCCTTCCCTGCTAGGCTGTTACCCTGTCATTGACTGTCCCGATCTGGTTTGTCCTGCATAGCTTGCCATACTCCTTGCTGTACTTTGCACACAGCTGGTCAGCAACCTGCAGTGGAAAAGAAATTCTGGAGAATCTGAGCAGAACAacatagtttcatagagtttagTACCAGCTCATCATCTGACTTCCCGTCTATTACAGGCCATGACATTTCCCCAGATACtgctgtattgagcccagtagtCACACTGAGTCATTTCAACTCTCAGGAGACAAAGCTCTTATGTGCCACCGAAAATAGAagagactgaggtgcaccaatgccagAAGCCTCTGCAGGGGCAGAGAATTGATTAGATGCAATATACCCAGATGATTCCAGCAGGTGATACGCACCCCATACTGCATAGGAAGGCAAAAGCCCCCAAAGGTCCCTGCCAATTGGaaatggaagaaaattccttcccaactccaaatctGGTGATCAGCTGGCCTGGAGCATATGAACAAGAAACACCATTCAAGGAATGAGATTCTCTGCACGACCTCGGTGGACTCCCAGGCTGTCCTCTCTCCAGCTGCGGCCAACCCCCAGTGCATCAAAAGAAATACATACAAAACTTTCTCCCCACAATTCCACACACACCTCAACTCCTGTCCAGGTGACTTTTGCACTGATGCGCTCTCATTTCCATGCCCTGGGTGCCCCAATCAACCACCCCACAGTGACCCCAAGGGTGCCGTCCTCTCCAAAGAGATTCACCCATCTCTCGTTccacaaagcccaggctgggaatATAAACCTCTGCCGCAGTCAGCAGTCCCCAAAGGCCAGGGAGGTTGCCCCACAACCAGCACTGCAGACATAGCTTTACTCACAATTTTCAGCTCGGCCACTTCAGACTGTAGTCGTGGGGCAGCCCAGATTAGCGTAGAGACGGCTTCTGCCAGGCCCGTGTCCAGATCCCTACAGAGATACGAATCCGTAGGTTACCCACCCTAGCTCTGCCGCTTGTGTGTGCAGCTCAAGAACTGCCAGGCCTGAGACACCCCATCTTCTCTAGTGAAGCTGCCAGTCTACCTGAGCCAGGGCAGATCTTTAggggtgtctacactgtgctacACTGCCAGCTGGATCAGGCTAAGGGCCTGTTTAACTGTTACACAGGCTCAGgatggagctcaggctctgggatcctgcagagggggagggtcccagagcccaggctccccccaagcctgcccatctacactgcaattaaacagccccttagcccaaaccagctggcatggaccagccacaGGGGTCTAagcgcagtgtagacagaccctcagaGGGCTCAGCAGACTGACACACACACGCAGCCCCCCTCCAAACTATGGGAAGCCCATGCCAAACTCTTGTTCTATAGATAACTCCTCCCCAGGTCCCAGCAGGTCCTtcgcccccactccccacaggtaACCTTGTATTCAAGATCTTACTTCATAGACTGAATCAAGCCGAAGCGAGCTAAGAGCAGGTCACAGTACAGCTCCAGGATCTCCATGGCCTCCACTAAGTAATCTTCTCGGATGATGTGCTCCACACGGATTCGTGCTCGTTCATCCTTCCCTGATGCCAGGTAATCTGCAATCTCCTTCCTTGCCTTCTGGGCTAGCTCAGCTACAGGACAAGGCGTGAGCGCTGGTTACCCAGTGGCCAAGAGCTGCCCTGCTACCACCATCACTGGAACTCATCTTATTCACTAGCTTCTTGTTCTCCTCTGGCCATGGCTTTGTAGAGCCCTCTCCCGCCCTTACCCGAGGCCTCCCTACTGTTATGCTCAAGAGCACCAGTGCAtttgggcaggggccagggattCTAGGCTTTCTGGGAGGCGCTGGAACACCTTTGGGTGTGGGCAATAATAAAAATGGGGGCACTGGGCATCCAGACATGGGGATCCCTCTGCCCGAATGTCTAGGGAGGAAGAGCATGGTCACAGAAGCTGCCCCCTGCACTACAAACCCCAGGCTGTGGGTTAAAGGCCATTGTGCCAAGAGAGGAAAGATCATTCACGTAGCCCTTGAGCTTGCTTCAGCTACAGCTTTACTGAAGCCACCAAAGTGCCAGACCCCTGCATCTCTTCAGCTCAAGGGCCTGTCTTATTGGCCACATGCCAGAAATAATTAGTGGGGAGACCCTAGGACAATCTGCACCTTCTAGATtttgtcaccccatctcaaaaaagatatattggaattggaaaaggtggagaaaagggcaacaaaaatgattaggggtatggaatagctaccgtatgaggagagattaagacaactgtgacttttcagcttggaaaagagatgactaagggggcatatgattgaggtctataaaattatgactggtgtggagaaagtaaataagtgttatttaagccttctcataactcaagaactaggggtcaccaaataaaattaataggcaacaggtttaaaacaaacaaaaggaagtatttcttcacaaaacacagtcaacctgtggaactccttgccaaaggatgttgtgaaggccaagactataacagattcaaaaaagacctagataagttcatggaggataggttcatcaatggatattagccaggatgggcagggatggtgtccctagcctctgtttgccagaagctgggaatgggtgacagggcatgatTCAGTTGATTACCAGTTCTATTCgttacctctggggcacctggcattggccattatcAGACGACAATACAGTGGGCTATTACCTaatacctttggtctgacccaatatggccattcttatgttctagagCATggctctcaaattttttttttttttactggtgaccccatTCACATAGCATGTCTCTGAGTGCaactcccttataaattaaaaacactttttaataaatttaacaccattataaatgctggaggcagagcagggtttggagtggacGTTGACACCTCGGGACCCCCCAGGTAATAaacttgtgaccccctgaggggtaccaacccccagtttgagaacttctgttcTAGGGCCCCCCAGGAACAGGGCATATTTTAAGCCCTGAGTCAATTCTGTTTCCAGGGAAAGCAGAGGACTCCAGATACATGGTTCTACAGCTGCCTGCATCTTCCCTGCCCCAGTTCTCAGCCTCTCAAGCACTGGAAGTTTTACAAAATGGAAACACCAactgggagggcagggctggcacaATCAGCTGG
This window encodes:
- the IST1 gene encoding IST1 homolog isoform X4, whose translation is MELDIMLGSGFKAERLRVNLRLVINRLKLLEKKKTELAQKARKEIADYLASGKDERARIRVEHIIREDYLVEAMEILELYCDLLLARFGLIQSMKDLDTGLAEAVSTLIWAAPRLQSEVAELKIVADQLCAKYSKEYGKLCRTNQIGTVNDRLMHKLSVEAPPKILVERYLIEIAKNYNVPYEPDSVVMAEAPTGVEADLIDVGFIDDTKKGGRGGGGGGFTTPLVGPVGVVPMPLTIPSPYPPIKGSEIFNGVPVGTYQPFANLHPPPIPAAPPMYELMTLVLTRMCLLHRWLVLDLSQKPLQSRELALQISMITLCCPNYHLCPIHCQWHLLVPTPLHLKILISMIFLGDLRS
- the IST1 gene encoding IST1 homolog isoform X1, which produces MELDIMLGSGFKAERLRVNLRLVINRLKLLEKKKTELAQKARKEIADYLASGKDERARIRVEHIIREDYLVEAMEILELYCDLLLARFGLIQSMKDLDTGLAEAVSTLIWAAPRLQSEVAELKIVADQLCAKYSKEYGKLCRTNQIGTVNDRLMHKLSVEAPPKILVERYLIEIAKNYNVPYEPDSVVMAEAPTGVEADLIDVGFIDDTKKGGRGGGGGGFTTPLVGPVGVVPMPLTIPSPYPPIKGSEIFNGVPVGTYQPFANLHPPPIPAAPPMYESVDDLSTDKDVSSAQVAGPGPKPEASTKPGTGAPDIYDNFVLPELPSVPDTLPMASAGANTSASEDIDFDDLSRRFEELKKKT
- the IST1 gene encoding IST1 homolog isoform X2; translated protein: MLGSGFKAERLRVNLRLVINRLKLLEKKKTELAQKARKEIADYLASGKDERARIRVEHIIREDYLVEAMEILELYCDLLLARFGLIQSMKDLDTGLAEAVSTLIWAAPRLQSEVAELKIVADQLCAKYSKEYGKLCRTNQIGTVNDRLMHKLSVEAPPKILVERYLIEIAKNYNVPYEPDSVVMAEAPTGVEADLIDVGFIDDTKKGGRGGGGGGFTTPLVGPVGVVPMPLTIPSPYPPIKGSEIFNGVPVGTYQPFANLHPPPIPAAPPMYESVDDLSTDKDVSSAQVAGPGPKPEASTKPGTGAPDIYDNFVLPELPSVPDTLPMASAGANTSASEDIDFDDLSRRFEELKKKT
- the IST1 gene encoding IST1 homolog isoform X3 — protein: MELDIMLGSGFKAERLRVNLRLVINRLKLLEKKKTELAQKARKEIADYLASGKDERARIRVEHIIREDYLVEAMEILELYCDLLLARFGLIQSMKDLDTGLAEAVSTLIWAAPRLQSEVAELKIVADQLCAKYSKEYGKLCRTNQIGTVNDRLMHKLSVEAPPKILVERYLIEIAKNYNVPYEPDSVVMEIFNGVPVGTYQPFANLHPPPIPAAPPMYESVDDLSTDKDVSSAQVAGPGPKPEASTKPGTGAPDIYDNFVLPELPSVPDTLPMASAGANTSASEDIDFDDLSRRFEELKKKT